In the Cetobacterium ceti genome, one interval contains:
- a CDS encoding TrbI/VirB10 family protein → MADKLKDEQNKNMPRTPKLNLKNVSKYIVIILLIIFGVPFIYFTLFSDSSEEKEIEAPTKIEKASEGGITKNISDNYGDKEIQDEVDRKLEEKVQEKPLEAQEKIIYVQQEAPPKTEEELFREELRKQRRERAVEARLSGFKRSDKEFINPNVGNGNNSQNPNLDPNFLASLYKQESNDPNMQDKKKKFIAESSVDEFVLRKTLTPTISKYTLKAGSILPVTMWAKVNSDNPGTILAITRENVYDSLTGIKLLIPQGAKLLGQYSSDVAFGQERVQVVFNRLTLPNGKSINLGSMIGSDLEGQSGLRDKVDTHMSRVVGSVLMSAILGAGGAITTSDNNNRNENDWQSQAGQGAGQQIMAVGNRYAEKVLNVQPTLTVRSGFRATILTTQDIVLENYNKDINYIFD, encoded by the coding sequence ATGGCTGATAAATTAAAAGATGAACAAAATAAAAATATGCCTAGAACTCCAAAACTTAATTTAAAAAATGTTTCTAAATATATAGTAATAATCCTATTAATTATTTTTGGAGTGCCTTTTATTTATTTTACTTTATTTAGTGATTCAAGTGAGGAGAAAGAAATAGAAGCTCCTACAAAGATAGAAAAAGCAAGTGAAGGAGGAATAACAAAAAATATATCTGATAATTATGGTGATAAAGAGATTCAAGATGAAGTTGATAGAAAATTAGAGGAAAAAGTACAAGAGAAACCATTAGAAGCTCAGGAAAAAATAATATATGTGCAACAAGAAGCACCCCCGAAAACAGAAGAAGAATTATTTAGAGAAGAATTAAGAAAGCAAAGAAGAGAAAGAGCGGTAGAAGCAAGGCTTTCAGGATTTAAAAGAAGCGATAAAGAATTTATAAATCCTAATGTTGGAAACGGAAATAATAGCCAAAATCCTAATTTAGACCCTAATTTTTTAGCTTCACTATATAAGCAAGAATCAAATGATCCTAATATGCAAGATAAAAAGAAAAAGTTTATAGCGGAAAGTTCTGTTGATGAATTTGTACTTAGAAAAACATTAACTCCTACAATATCAAAATACACATTAAAGGCAGGAAGCATACTTCCAGTAACAATGTGGGCTAAGGTTAATTCAGATAATCCAGGCACAATACTTGCAATAACAAGAGAAAATGTTTATGACTCTTTAACTGGAATAAAACTTTTAATACCCCAAGGAGCAAAACTTTTAGGACAGTATTCAAGTGATGTGGCTTTTGGTCAAGAAAGAGTGCAAGTAGTTTTTAATAGATTAACTCTTCCTAATGGAAAATCAATAAATTTAGGAAGTATGATAGGTAGTGATTTAGAAGGTCAATCAGGATTAAGAGATAAAGTTGATACTCATATGTCAAGAGTTGTAGGGTCTGTATTAATGTCTGCAATTCTAGGAGCAGGAGGAGCAATAACAACATCAGATAACAATAATAGGAATGAAAATGATTGGCAAAGTCAGGCAGGGCAAGGAGCAGGACAACAAATAATGGCAGTTGGAAATAGATATGCTGAAAAAGTATTAAATGTTCAGCCAACTTTAACTGTTAGATCAGGATTTAGAGCAACTATTCTTACAACACAAGACATTGTACTTGAAAACTACAATAAAGATATTAATTATATTTTTGATTAA